The nucleotide window GATCGCCCCCTCGTCCATGGTATCGAATGCTATCTTGCTCCCGTCCGGCGACCAGCAAGGGTTCATCTCCAGCCGATCGGGCGTCGCGGTGAGCGCCATCTTTCCTGAGCCGTCGGCTGCGATGCAGTAGATGTCCGAAGAAGTGAACTGATGACCGTCATCCTCGGCGATCATGTACACCAGGTGGTAGCTGTCCGGCGCCCACTGCGGTCTGTTCCCACGCCCCAAGTCCACGAGGCCGGTTCCGTCGGTGTTCACCACATAGAGGTCGCCGCCCAGGACTTCGAAGGCCACGCGCCGCCCATCGGGGGAGACAACCTCGTTGAGGTATTGCTCGCCCGGCAGGGGATCAAGGGTGGCTAAGGGTTTGCCACCTGGGCCAGCCACCACAATTGCGCCCCCCTTCTGGTAGCAGAAGTAGCGGGCAGAGACCTTGGCCATCTCCGCCGCGTGCTTTCCCGAGTCCACCACCTCCACTTCCTTCGTCCCGACGATCACCACCTTGGTGTCCCCATCTGCCCAGTGCGGCAGCTCGGGCATAGAGGTGCGGTACTCGGTCAAGAGGGTAGCCTCGCCGGTGTCGACGCGAAAGACCTTGGCTGCGTTGTAGCGGAAGGGACCACGATACTGTGCCACGCGCGCCAGAATCGCCCGAGAATCGGCCGACCACTCGAACCCATAGCCTGCGGCCGGCTCAGCGGTCAATTCCCGCACGCCGCTGCCATCGGCCTTCATCACCCATAGCCCCTCGTACCGCTCCCCGGTGAAAGCGATCATCTGGCCGTCCGGTGACCAAACCGGGTTCATGAAAAAGTTGCCGTCACCTCCCACCAGCTTGACCGCTTTGCCCACCACTCTGACCCCACCGCTCACCTGGCTCCAGGTCACGAGCAGCAGACTCAAAACAACCCACAGACGCCTCATGTCAGTTTCCTCACCTTCTCAACACACGTCACCGCTTCACAATTTGATAAAGATCCTCTTGCGATAGAGGACGGTCAATATGCCCAGCCACAGGAGAATGTGCAGGAGCGGGTAAAGCAAGGATCCGCCCCAGTTGCCGGCCACCGGTACCAGCACCTTGTTGTAGATCAAGCCTTTCACCGATTGCCGGCTGCCATCGGCCATGGTGAACTGCCAGTAGTAGAGCCATTTGGCCAAGAGCGAAGAGCCAAAGTAGGCCAGGATGGCGTTGCTGCCGTATACGATCAGCGGCTGCACTCCGCGCCGCCACCCCTTGATGTCGATGGCCCAGTAGCTCATGGCAAGAAAGTGCAGCGCCAGCCCCGTGGTGT belongs to Calditrichota bacterium and includes:
- a CDS encoding PD40 domain-containing protein is translated as MRRLWVVLSLLLVTWSQVSGGVRVVGKAVKLVGGDGNFFMNPVWSPDGQMIAFTGERYEGLWVMKADGSGVRELTAEPAAGYGFEWSADSRAILARVAQYRGPFRYNAAKVFRVDTGEATLLTEYRTSMPELPHWADGDTKVVIVGTKEVEVVDSGKHAAEMAKVSARYFCYQKGGAIVVAGPGGKPLATLDPLPGEQYLNEVVSPDGRRVAFEVLGGDLYVVNTDGTGLVDLGRGNRPQWAPDSYHLVYMIAEDDGHQFTSSDIYCIAADGSGKMALTATPDRLEMNPCWSPDGSKIAFDTMDEGAIYVLRVEIADTGKMRIEQ